The proteins below come from a single Xenopus tropicalis strain Nigerian chromosome 9, UCB_Xtro_10.0, whole genome shotgun sequence genomic window:
- the LOC100487959 gene encoding oocyte zinc finger protein XlCOF7.1-like isoform X2, whose translation MKATVKETMCCNNEPSKIGAEGADVCADGNFTNPEISPAEQPPPANGIKEEEATLCERGNQSDCSINPLTEQIQGTDTPTAIMGCSLNNSSADNSISDDIKEEAASWEEGSLSDFRIITVSEIQETNTSDPIMGCDLNNSLLDNYISVVIKEEEVSCEEDNQSDCSINPLTEQTQGTDTPTPIIGNSLNDNLSEIQNSSRKSYNRMGVLQGMYKCSECHKRFSSKSTFVRHQRRYHKIEKRVSSKGGKLMARRSRSDLKGSKSNGDKLFTCSECGKNFKHRSSFYVHRRFHTGGKPFSCTECGKCFSQVSDLDIHHRIHLGEKPFTCSQCGKCFAHLSDLKVHQRIHTGEKPYSCSECGKCFTQRSHLSAHLKSHTGEKPFTCSECGKCFTHLGDLKRHLRSHTGEKPFTCSQCGKAFIRRAHLSRHQKCHLGEKPFSCSQCGKCFTQRTHLERHHRSHTGEKPFSCFECGKGFAQRTHLLRHHKVHTREKAFSCSECGECFAENIELDLHQQSHARDEPNSSP comes from the coding sequence ATGAAAGCTACTGTGAAAGAAACAATGTGTTGtaataatgagccaagcaagattggggctgaaggAGCAGATGTTTGTGCCGACGGAAATTTCACAAACCCTGAaatttctccagcggaacagcccccaccggccaatgggattaaagaagaggaagcaactttatgtgaacgtggaaaccaatcagattgcagcattaatccccttacagaacagatacagggaacagacacacctactgctatcatggggtgcagcctgaataacagctcggcagatAATTCTATATCAGATGATATAAAAGAGGAGGCGGCCTCATGGGAAGAAGGAAGCCTTTCTGATTTTAGGATTATTACTGTTTCGGAAATACAAGAAACAAATACATCTGATCCTATCATGGGATGCGACCTGAATAATAGCTTGCTAGATAATTATATATCCGTTGTTATTAAAGAGGAAGAAGTGTCATGTGAAGaggacaaccaatcagattgcagcattaatccccttacagaacagacaCAGGGAACAGatacacctactcctatcatagGAAACAGTCTCAATGATAATTTGTCAGAAATCCAAAACAGTAGCAGAAAATCTTATAATAGAATGGGTGTGTTACAGGGGATGTATAAGTGCTCCGAGTGCCATAAAAGGTTTAGTAGCAAAAGCACATTTGTCAGGCATCAGAGAAGATACCACAAAATAGAAAAACGTGTTTCTTCTAAAGGTGGGAAATTGATGGCACGTCGCTCTCGCTCAGACCTTAAGGGAAGTAAAAGCAACGGAGACAAGTTATTTACCtgctctgaatgtgggaaaaACTTTAAACACCGTTCAAGCTTTTATGTGCATCGCAGGTTTCACACAGGAGGGAAACCGTTTTCTTGTACCGAGTGCGGAAAATGTTTTTCGCAAGTGTCAGACCTTGATATACATCACAGAATTCACTTGGGAGAGAAACCATTTACATGTTCccagtgtgggaaatgttttgcgcATCTGTCAGACCTCAAAGTCCATCAGCGAATTCACACGGGAGAGAAACCGTATTcatgttctgagtgtgggaaatgtttcacgCAGCGCTCACACCTTAGCGCACATCTGAAAAGCCACACGGGAGAGAAGCCCTTTacctgttctgaatgtgggaaatgctttaCACATCTGGGAGACCTTAAAAGACATCTTAGAagccacacgggggagaaaccatttaccTGCTCACAGTGTGGGAAAGCTTTTATTCGCAGGGCACACCTCAGCCGGCATCAAAAATGCCACTTGGGAGAGAAGCCGTTTTCCTGTTCTCAGTGCGGGAAGTGTTTCACGCAGCGGACGCACCTCGAACGGCATCACAGAAGCCACACAGGAGAGAAGCCCTTTTCTTGCTTTGAATGCGGGAAAGGTTTCGCTCAGCGCACGCACCTTTTAAGACATCACAAAGTTCACACGAGAGAGAAAGCGTTTTCCTGCTCCGAATGCGGCGAATGTTTTGCTGAAAACATCGAACTTGATTTGCATCAACAAAGTCACGCTAGAGACGAGCCCAACTCCTCTCCATGA
- the LOC101731177 gene encoding zinc finger protein OZF has product MKEKPQQFCSLDNENDDKNNITACEESTACNNEPSETVSSLPAPETVSSSTNTENYPTNDIKDESDSWEGGNQSDCSISPVRDQIQGTDTPTPIMGCSLDDSSAANALLNSVKEELAVWEEAKLSGYKMITFAGEEQEGDAPSPSMGFSPNNNMSDAVKEEPTSWEEGNHPDGNIGMEQSIDTSASLAEWSEINEYGININAISTFTSHPSTYSMQGKYSCKDCHKHFYSKATLRKHQRKKHETEAPSSSGKSLEHGPNYRIPQNGEKRFACSDCGKCFKQRSKLYIHCRTHTGEKPYACSVCGKRFIQVPELNIHYRIHTGEKPFSCSECGKCFTQRAHLSMHRRVHSGDKPFSCTECGKCFKQRSDLHKHHRSHTGEKPFACTECEKRFVHRSDLTAHNRIHTGEKPYPCSECGKCFAYRSALKRHERSHTGEKPFSCSECGKFFTSLSDLHRHYRCHTGEKPFTCSVCGKCFRRCSDLNSHVRKHPGQEEHSPVP; this is encoded by the exons ATGAAGGAGAAACCACAGCAATTCTGCTCTCTGG ATAATGAAAATGATGATAAGAATAACATTACGGCCTGTGAGGAATCAACAGCGTGTAATAATGAGCCGAGCGAGACTGTGAGTTCTCTGCCTGCTCCAGAAACTGTTTCTTCATCCACAAATACTGAGAATTATCCAACAAATGATATTAAAGATGAATCAGATTCATGGGaggggggaaaccaatcagattgcagcattagtCCTGTGAGAGATCAGATACAGGGAACTGATacgcctactcctatcatggggtgcagcctggaTGACAGCTCAGCGGCCAATGCTTTATTAAATAGTGTTAAAGAGGAGCTGGCTGTATGGGAAGAAGCAAAACTGTCGGGTTACAAAATGATTACGTTTGCAGGAGAAGAACAGGAAGGGGATGCACCCAGTCCCAGCATGGGATTCAGCCCAAATAACAACATGTCAGATGCAGTTAAAGAGGAGCCAACTTCATGGGAAGAGGGAAACCATCCAGATGGCAACATAGGAATGGAACAAAGTATTGATACCTCTGCGTCTCTCGCGGAATGGTCAGAAATTAATGAATACGGTATTAACATCAACGCTATATCCACTTTTACGTCTCACCCAAGTACATATTCCATGCAGGGGAAGTACAGCTGCAAGGACTGCCACAAACATTTCTATAGCAAGGCCACTCTCCGTAAGCATCAGAGAAAGAAGCATGAAACAGAGGCTCCATCTTCTTCTGGTAAATCTCTTGAACACGGGCCGAATTATAGGATTCCCCAAAACGGAGAGAAACGCTTTGCTTGCTCCGACTGCGGGAAGTGCTTCAAGCAACGCTCTAAGCTGTATATACATTGccggactcacacaggggagaaaccatacgCTTGCTCTGTGTGTGGGAAGCGGTTTATACAAGTCCCGGAGCTGAATATTCATTACAgaattcacacgggggagaaaccgttTTCTTGCTCCGAATGCGGGAAATGTTTCACCCAACGCGCACACCTTAGCATGCACCGCAGAGTCCACTCCGGAGACAAACCgttctcctgcactgaatgcggCAAATGTTTTAAGCAGAGGTCGGACCTTCACAAACACCACCGAAGCCACACGGGAGAGAAACCGTTCGCTTGTACGGAATGTGAGAAGCGCTTTGTGCATCGCTCCGATCTCACGGCGCACAATCggattcacacaggagagaaaccgtATCCGTGCTCCGAATGCGGGAAGTGTTTCGCGTACCGCTCGGCGCTAAAGAGACATGAGAGAAGTCACACGGGAGAGAAACCTTTCTCTTGTTCCGAATGTGGGAAATTTTTTACTTCTCTCTCTGACCTCCACAGACATTACAGAtgtcacaccggggagaaaccatttacgTGTTCTGTCTGTGGGAAGTGCTTTAGGCGATGTTCCGACCTCAACTCCCATGTCAGGAAACACCCTGGGCAGGAGGAACACTCGCCGGTTCCATGA
- the LOC101735065 gene encoding gastrula zinc finger protein XlCGF53.1-like, which produces MWEEASDPVMGKKDKNEERKERILNLTLEIIYLLTGEGYVIPKKKSPTVGLGALHAPGSVIQKENDKKILELISNIIQLLTGEVAIRCEDVSIYFSLEEWEYIKGNKALYREGIKEEEEPQQLRPLDGEYEDKREIPADLGGTLCYNNEPSKIGAEGADFCADGNLTNPEISLVEQPPPANGIKEKAASWERGNQSDCSINPLTEQIQGTDIPTPIMGCSLNNSSAEDIKEEAASCDEENLVGLKSIQETNISAPIMGRGLNTNLSDRNVSDGIKEEVPPLEVENQSDCNINPLTEQIQGTDTPTPNTETYNCSECHKHFSTKAGFLKHQKTHRRAKPFVCSVCEKRFVCRSDLIVHQRKHTGEKPFSCSECGKGFARRSYLTDHLSAHTGERPYSCAVCGEKFSYQSTFNRHFRIHTGEKPFPCSQCGKHFTHHAALIAHQKKHGVKKPFSCSECGKCYAQRSKLTEHQRTHTGEKPFSCSECGERFAYRSLLIRHNKIHTEGGESFICPECGRHFTSQAALTGHQKSHGVEKPFSCTECGKCFAQRMHLVEHQRTHTGEKPFSCSECGEMFTYRAQFNKHKKLHTEGKTFTCSHCGEHFTSRSDLTVHRKSHKVKRLLPCSECGKCFKYQSQLIVHQRVHTGERPYSCTECGKTFKELSTLKIHQRIHSRERPLTAASELPVHGTVHAGESLYSCSKCGKSFKDRYHLKVHQRIHTGEKPFSCSECGKCFAWPSDLKVHLRGHTGERPYTCTECDKCFTRISSLNEHLRVHTGGKPFTCTECGKCFARRSLLTAHSQLHTGEEPLPDSNCTDTQ; this is translated from the exons atgtgggaggaagcgagtgacccagttatggggaagaaggataaaaatgaggagcggaaggagagaatcctgaatctcacactggagattatctatctgctgactggagag ggctacgtcatccctaagaagaagagcccaactgtgggtttgggggccctgcatgcccctggctccgtcatacagaaggaaaatgacaagaagatcctggaactcatctccaacatcatccagctgctgactggagag gttgccataaggtgtgaggatgtttccatctatttttccttggaggagtgggagtatataaaaggaaacaaggccctttacagggaagggataaaggaggaggaggagccccagcagctccgcccactgg acggtgaatatgaagataagagagagattccagctgatctgggaggaacattatgttataataatgagccaagcaagattggggctgaaggAGCAGATTTTTGTGCCGACggaaatctcacaaaccctgaaatTTCTTTAGtagaacagcccccaccagccaatgggattaaagagaaAGCAGCTTCATGGGAAAGGggtaaccaatcagattgcagcattaatccccttacagaacagatacagggaacagacatacctactcctatcatggggtgcagcctgaataacagctcggcagaggatataaaagaggaggcggcttcatgtgaCGAAGAAAACCTTGTTGGTTTAAAATCAATACAGGAAACCAATATATCAGCTCCTATCATGGGGCGTGGCCTAAATACCAACTTGTCAGACAGAAATGTATCagatgggattaaagaggaggtgCCTCCACTGGAAGtggaaaaccaatcagattgcaacattaatccccttacagaacagatacagggaacagacacacccaCTCCCAACACAGAGACGTATAACTGTTCTGAGTGCCATAAACACTTTAGCACTAAGGCCGGTTTTCTCAAGCACCAGAAAACTCATAGAAGAGCAAAACCATTTGTCTGTTCTGTGTGTGAGAAACGTTTTGTGTGTCGCTCAGATCTTATTGTACATCAGAGAaaacacacaggggagaaaccgttctcttgttctgaatgtgggaaaggtTTTGCTCGTCGCTCATACCTCACTGATCATTTAAGCGCTCACACAGGGGAGAGGCCGTATTCTTGCGCTGTGTGTGGGGAGAAGTTTTCATATCAATCAACCTTTAACAGACACTTCcgaatacacacaggggagaaaccatttcccTGCTCTCAGTGTGGGAAACACTTTACACATCACGCAGCTCTTATTGCGCATCAGAAAAAACACGGAGTGAAAAAGCCGTTCTCTTGTtccgaatgtgggaaatgttacgCTCAGCGCTCGAAACTCACCGAGCAtcaaagaactcacacaggggagaaaccattttcctgttctgaatgtgggGAAAGGTTTGCCTATCGCTCACTTTTAATTAGACACAACAAAATACACACAGAAGGGGGGGAATCATTTATTTGCCCTGAGTGTGGAAGACATTTTACCTCTCAGGCAGCTCTCACTGGGCATCAGAAAAGTCACGGAGTGGAGAAACCGTTCTCttgtactgaatgtgggaaatgtttcgcTCAGCGAATGCATCTTGTGGAGCAtcaaagaactcacacaggggagaaaccattctcctGTTCTGAATGTGGGGAAATGTTTACATATCGGGCACAATTTAATAAACACAAGAAACTCCACACAGAAGGGAAAACATTCACCTGCTCTCACTGTGGGGAACATTTTACGTCTCGCTCAGATCTCACTGTACATCGGAAAAGTCACAAAGTGAAGAGACTGCTCCCTTGtagtgaatgtgggaaatgttttaaatATCAGTCGCAACTTATTGTACATCAGAGAGTCCATACCGGGGAGAGACCTTATTCATGTACCGAATGTGGGAAAACTTTTAAAGAACTTTCCACCCTCAAAATTCATCAGAGAATTCACTCAAGGGAGAGACCGCTGACAGCTGCCTCGGAGCTGCCTGTACACGGCACGGTTCACGCAGGGGAGAGTCTGTACTCTTGTTCCAAGTGTGGGAAATCCTTTAAAGATCGCTACCATCTTAAAGTGCATCagagaatccacacaggggagaaaccattctcctGTTCTGAATGCGGCAAGTGTTTCGCCTGGCCCTCGGACCTTAAAGTCCATCTCAGAGGTCACACCGGGGAGAGGCCCTACACTTGCACGGAGTGTGACAAATGTTTCACCCGTATCTCAAGCCTCAACGAACATCTCAGGGTTCACACGGGAgggaaaccattcacttgcactgaatgtgggaaatgttttgcacgACGTTCCCTGCTCACTGCacattcccagttacacacaggggAGGAACCATTGCCCGACAGTAACTGTACTGATACACAGTGA
- the LOC108645245 gene encoding uncharacterized protein LOC108645245, with protein sequence MSGRGKGGKGLGKGGAKRHRKVLRDNIQGITKPAIRRLARRGGVKRISGLIYEETRGVLKVFLENVIRDAVTYTEHAKRKTVTAMDVVYALKRQGRTLYGFGVIMARTKQTARKSTGGKAPRKQLATKAARKSAPATGGVKKPHRYRPGTVALREIRRYQKSTELLIRKLPFQRLVREIAQDFKTDLRFQSSAVMALQEASEAYLVGLFEDTNLCEDIIMSGRGKGGKGLGKGGAKRHRKVLRDNIQGITKPAIRRLARRGGVKRISGLIYEETRGVLKVFLENVIRDAVTYTEHAKRKTVTAMDVVYALKRQGRTLYGFGG encoded by the exons ATGTCTGGACGCGGTAAAGGCGGGAAGGGTTTAgggaaaggaggcgccaagcggcacaggaaggtgctgcgggataacatccagggcatcaccaagcccgccatccgccgcctggcacggagagggggagtcaagcgcatttctggcctcatctatgaggagactcggggggtcctcaaggttttcctggagaatgtcatccgggacgccgtcacctacaccgagcacgccaagaggaagaccgttaccgccatggatgtggtgtacgctctcaagcgccagggccgcactctctacggcttcGGGG TCATAATGGCCCGTACCAAGCAGACCGCCCGTAAGTCTACAGGAGGGAAAGCTCCCCGCAAGCAGCTGGCAACCAAAGCAGCCAGGAAGAGCGCTCCGGCCACCGGTGGAGTGAAGAAACCTCACCGTTACCGGCCCGGCACAGTCGCTCTCCGTGAGATCCGCCGCTACCAGAAATCCACCGAGCTGCTCATCCGCAAGCTGCCTTTCCAGCGCCTGGTCCGGGAGATCGCTCAGGACTTCAAGACCGACCTGCGCTTCCAGAGCTCAGCCGTCATGGCTCTGCAGGAGGCCAGCGAGGCTTATCTGGTCGGTCTCTTTGAGGACACCAACCTGTGC GAAGATATCATTATGTCTGGACGCGGTAAAGGCGGGAAGGGCttggggaaaggaggcgccaagcggcacaggaaggtgctgcgggataacatccagggcatcaccaagcccgccatccgccgcctggcacggagagggggagtcaagcgcatctctggcctcatctatgaggagactcggggggtcctcaaggttttcctggagaatgtcatccgggacgccgtcacctacaccgagcacgccaagaggaagaccgttaccgccatggatgtggtgtacgctctcaagcgccagggccgcactctctacggcttcGGGGGCTGA
- the LOC108648862 gene encoding histone H2B 1.1-like, with the protein MPEPAKSAPAAKKGSKKAVTKTQKKDGKKRRKTRKESYAIYVYKVLKQVHPDTGISSKAMSIMNSFVNDVFERIAGEASRLAHYNKRSTITSREIQTAVRLLLPGELAKHAVSEGTKAVTKYTSAK; encoded by the coding sequence ATGCCTGAACCAGCCAAGTCCGCTCCAGCCGCGAAGAAAGGCTCCAAGAAAGCGGTGACCAAGAcccagaagaaagatgggaagaagcgcaggaagacaaggaaggagagttacgccatttacgtgtacaaggtgctgaagcaggtgcaccccgataccggcatctcctccaaggccatgagcatcatgaactcctttgtcaacgatgtgtttgagcgcatcgcaggggaagcctcccgcctggctcattacaacaagcgctccaccatcacctcccgggagatccagaccgcggtccgcctgctgttgcctggggagctggccaagcacgccgtgtccgagggcaccaaggctgtcaccaagtacaccagcgccaagtaa
- the LOC101733224 gene encoding histone H3, translated as MARTKQTARKSTGGKAPRKQLATKAARKSAPATGGVKKPHRYRPGTVALREIRRYQKSTELLIRKLPFQRLVREIAQDFKTDLRFQSSAVMALQEASEAYLVGLFEDTNLCAIHAKRVTIMPKDIQLARRIRGERA; from the coding sequence ATGGCCCGTACCAAGCAGACCGCCCGTAAGTCTACAGGAGGGAAAGCTCCCCGCAAGCAGCTGGCAACCAAAGCAGCCAGGAAGAGCGCTCCGGCCACCGGTGGAGTGAAGAAACCTCACCGTTACCGGCCCGGCACAGTCGCTCTCCGTGAGATCCGCCGCTACCAGAAATCCACCGAGCTGCTTATCCGCAAGCTGCCTTTCCAGCGCCTGGTCCGGGAGATCGCTCAGGACTTCAAGACCGACCTGCGCTTCCAGAGCTCAGCCGTCATGGCTCTGCAGGAGGCCAGCGAGGCTTATCTGGTCGGTCTCTTTGAGGACACCAACCTGTGCGCCATCCACGCCAAGAGGGTCACCATCATGCCCAAGGACATCCAGCTGGCCCGCAGGATCCGAGGCGAGAGGGCTTAG
- the LOC100498235 gene encoding histone H1B-like — MSETTPAPPPAEPAAAKKKQPKKGGAKAKKPAGPSASELIVKAVSASKERSGVSLAALKKALAAGGYDVEKNNSRLKLALKALVTKGTLTQVKGSGASGSFKLNKKQLESKEKAAKKKPAAPKAKKPAAAKKAHKSPKKPKKVSAAAKSPKKVKKPAKAAKKPKAAKPKKVAKSPAKKAAKPKAAKSPAKKAPKPKATKSPAKAKAAKPKAAKAKKAAPKK, encoded by the coding sequence ATGTCTGAGACCACTCCCGCCCCTCCCCCGGCTGAACCCGCCGCTGCCAAGAAGAAGCAGCCCAAGAAGGGTGGCGCTAAAGCCAAGAAACCCGCCGGGCCCAGCGCGTCCGAACTGATCGTGAAAGCCGTGTCCGCCTCTAAGGAGCGCAGCGGGGTGTCCCTGGCCGCTCTCAAGAAGGCTCTGGCTGCCGGAGGCTACGATGTGGAGAAGAACAACAGCCGCCTCAAGCTGGCTCTCAAGGCCTTGGTCACTAAGGGGACTCTCACCCAAGTCAAGGGGAGCGGAGCCTCCGGATCCTTCAAGCTGAACAAGAAGCAGCTGGAGAGTAAGGAGAAGGCGGCCAAGAAGAAGCCAGCGGCGCCCAAAGCCAAGAAACCAGCGGCGGCAAAGAAGGCGCACAAGTCCCCTAAAAAGCCCAAGAAGGTCTCGGCAGCAGCAAAGAGCCCCAAGAAGGTGAAGAAACCGGCAAAGGCCGCCAAGAAGCCCAAAGCGGCCAAACCCAAGAAGGTGgccaagagcccggctaaaaaggccgccaagcccaaagctgccaagagcccggctaaaaagGCTCCAAAGCCTAAAGCTACAAAGAGCCCCGCAAAGGCCAAGGCAGCCAAACCCAAAGCGGCTAAAGCGAAGAAGGCGGCGCCCAAGAAGTAA
- the LOC108648783 gene encoding NACHT, LRR and PYD domains-containing protein 1b allele 3 isoform X1: protein MDSGTMEAEPRETWPRESAEECELCGKAPEVPQIYPQRIGTKYRLVVPREGLFRCSETGLQFRVESPADIEIEIGSWVEFLRLLHQYRYDIVGPLFNITVKSGRVSAVYLPHYVCLRGGDVDIRTFRVAHYKDDNMILESPTSIEPFYVVLENPTFSPVGVIKLQPSPNGRRRNIPTHGIVLLYSRYKTGYTIHLYLMPHDVSLKKAVHKKETGNGFYWMDKPPRTRTIYTDRQYIVRGPEDAEINPEELELYFNVKSELYNYSEIYLEEIEDKIHLQLTCEGENTLAWQTRLRAEDLKPKAQVTQDGQHFIERHRAALIARVSNIDLILDGLLNNDILKQEQYDTVRSKGTPQERMRQLYDCVRAWGKIEKETFYHILFLHERALVTDLLCS from the exons GCTCCTGAAGTTCCACAGATTTATCCCCAGAGAATCGGCACCAAATACAG GTTGGTTGTACCGAGGGAAGGTCTCTTCCGCTGCTCAGAGACAGGACTACAGTTCCGTGTGGAATCACCGGCCGATATTGAGATTGAAATTGGCTCCTGGGTAGAATTCCTGAGGCTCCTGCACCAATACAGATATGATATTGTGGGGCCCCTATTCAACATCACTGTCAAATCTGGGCGGGTATCAGCAGTGTATTTGCCCCACTATGTGTGTCTGAGGG GAGGAGACGTGGATATAAGGACGTTCCGAGTGGCTCATTATAAAGATGACAATATGATCCTGGAATCACCAACCAGCATTGAGCCATTTTATGTTGTACTGGAAAATCCCACCTTCTCCCCAGTGGGGGTTATTAAGTTACAACCATCGCCCAATGGCCGCCGGCGGAACATCCCAACTCACGGCATTGTCCTGTTATACAGCAGATACAAAACAGGTTACACCATCCATCTCTACTTGATGCCACATGATGTCTCATTAAAGAAG gCTGTGCATAAAAAGGAGACTGGGAATGGGTTTTACTGGATGGACAAACCCCCTCGGACCAGAACTATTTATACTGACAGACAATACATTGTTAGGGGGCCAGAGGATGCAGAGATAAACCCAGAG GAACTGGAGCTGTACTTTAATGTCAAGTCAGAGCTGTATAATTACAGTGAGATATACTTGGAGGAAATAGAGGATAAAATACACTTACAGTTGACATGTGAAGGAGAAAATACATTGGCATGGCAAACCCGGCTCAGGGCAG AAGACTTGAAACCAAAAGCCCAAGTGACACAAG ACGGGCAGCACTTTATTGAAAGGCACCGAGCAGCTCTGATTGCCAGGGTGTCCAACATTGATCTAATCCTGGATGGGCTGCTGAATAATGACATCCTGAAGCAAGAACAGTACGACACAGTGAGAAGCAAGGGCACCCCCCAGGAGAGGATGAGGCAACTCTATGACTGTGTCAGGGCCTGGGGGAAGATTGAGAAGGAGACGTTCTACCATATATTGTTTCTACATGAGAGAGCACTTGTCACAGACCTTCTATGCAGCTAG
- the LOC108648783 gene encoding NACHT, LRR and PYD domains-containing protein 1b allele 3 isoform X2: protein MEVSGSNTGSVSIQAPEVPQIYPQRIGTKYRLVVPREGLFRCSETGLQFRVESPADIEIEIGSWVEFLRLLHQYRYDIVGPLFNITVKSGRVSAVYLPHYVCLRGGDVDIRTFRVAHYKDDNMILESPTSIEPFYVVLENPTFSPVGVIKLQPSPNGRRRNIPTHGIVLLYSRYKTGYTIHLYLMPHDVSLKKAVHKKETGNGFYWMDKPPRTRTIYTDRQYIVRGPEDAEINPEELELYFNVKSELYNYSEIYLEEIEDKIHLQLTCEGENTLAWQTRLRAEDLKPKAQVTQGGQHFIERHRAALIARVSNIDLILDGLLNNDILKQEQYDTVRSKGTPQERMRQLYDCVRAWGKIEKETFYHILFLHERALVTDLLCS from the exons CAGGTTCTGTCTCTATTCAGGCTCCTGAAGTTCCACAGATTTATCCCCAGAGAATCGGCACCAAATACAG GTTGGTTGTACCGAGGGAAGGTCTCTTCCGCTGCTCAGAGACAGGACTACAGTTCCGTGTGGAATCACCGGCCGATATTGAGATTGAAATTGGCTCCTGGGTAGAATTCCTGAGGCTCCTGCACCAATACAGATATGATATTGTGGGGCCCCTATTCAACATCACTGTCAAATCTGGGCGGGTATCAGCAGTGTATTTGCCCCACTATGTGTGTCTGAGGG GAGGAGACGTGGATATAAGGACGTTCCGAGTGGCTCATTATAAAGATGACAATATGATCCTGGAATCACCAACCAGCATTGAGCCATTTTATGTTGTACTGGAAAATCCCACCTTCTCCCCAGTGGGGGTTATTAAGTTACAACCATCGCCCAATGGCCGCCGGCGGAACATCCCAACTCACGGCATTGTCCTGTTATACAGCAGATACAAAACAGGTTACACCATCCATCTCTACTTGATGCCACATGATGTCTCATTAAAGAAG gCTGTGCATAAAAAGGAGACTGGGAATGGGTTTTACTGGATGGACAAACCCCCTCGGACCAGAACTATTTATACTGACAGACAATACATTGTTAGGGGGCCAGAGGATGCAGAGATAAACCCAGAG GAACTGGAGCTGTACTTTAATGTCAAGTCAGAGCTGTATAATTACAGTGAGATATACTTGGAGGAAATAGAGGATAAAATACACTTACAGTTGACATGTGAAGGAGAAAATACATTGGCATGGCAAACCCGGCTCAGGGCAG AAGACTTGAAACCAAAAGCCCAAGTGACACAAGGT GGGCAGCACTTTATTGAAAGGCACCGAGCAGCTCTGATTGCCAGGGTGTCCAACATTGATCTAATCCTGGATGGGCTGCTGAATAATGACATCCTGAAGCAAGAACAGTACGACACAGTGAGAAGCAAGGGCACCCCCCAGGAGAGGATGAGGCAACTCTATGACTGTGTCAGGGCCTGGGGGAAGATTGAGAAGGAGACGTTCTACCATATATTGTTTCTACATGAGAGAGCACTTGTCACAGACCTTCTATGCAGCTAG